In Candidatus Poribacteria bacterium, the sequence CACCCAGATACAGCCATTTTCCAGCGTTGAATCACTAAGTGCCAGCCAGCAGGTATAATATTGTTCCGGATCGACTGGTGTATATCCATTGTCCTGATGCCACGGAAATTCCTGGGGTGTTTCAGGATATTTGAAGACCGCCTGATTCCAGTAGAGACGGACATTTGGACCGATGAGATCCGTTGTCAGTTGGACAAATTTATCCTGTTTGACGAAGGATAGAATCTTCTCGTTTTTTTCCGCAATGAAAGAGGTAAACACAATCTCGTCCGGGCGGCTAATCCCCTTTCCACCATCCGCTTTAAGTTGTTGGTTTGCTTCGTCAACATACCTTTCAATCTCATCGGTGAGATTGTCGATCTCCGCCTCACTGAAGATATCTTCAAGGACGAAAAATCCCTTTTCTTCAAACTGTTCTTTCTGTGCTTCACTGATCCGCATATTTTCCCTCTGTGAATGTAGGAACTAATTTCACAATAGTTTAGCATTGCAACCCAAAAGAATCAAGCGGAAAACATGATGTGCGGAACGTATTGCCGGGCTATAAATGACGATGCGAAATATCAAGCTCACAATCGAATACGACGGCACAAACTATCACGGCTGGCAGATTCAGCCTAACGCGATAACGATTCAAGCAGCCATCCAAGACACACTCGCAAAAATTACTAAGACACAGACACAAATCATCGGCGCAGGGAGGACGGACACAGGAGTACATGCCGCCGGTCAGGTTGCCAATTTCCACACCCATTCTCAGATGCCATTACTTTCATTTCAGAAGGCACTCAACGCCACTCTGCCGCGAGACATCGTCATTATTGATGTGGAAGAGGTCCCGCCAGATTTCCACGCCCGATTCAGTGCGGTGAGCCGTACCTATAGGTACACAATTCTCAACCGCGCATATCCCTCTGTACTCCTACGGAATAATGCCTACTTTTTCCCCGATCCAATTGACGCACAAGATGCAGACATAGCCTGCCAATCGCTGGTCGGGGTGCGAGATTTTTCTTCTTTCCAACGCTCCGGCAGTGAGCGAATCAATCCAATCTGTGAGATTTACGAATGTCGATGTTGGCAGGAGGAAGATTTGGTCTATTTTCAGATTGAGGCAGACTCCTTCCTGCGCGGTATGGTTCGCGCCATTGTCGGTACTGTCTTGAAACTGCGCAACAGAGAAGATGGTGTCAATCAATTGTACCAGATTCTCAATGCACGGGATAGATCCGAGGCTGGGGCTTCCGCACCGCCACATGGGCTGTCGCTCCTATCCATAAAATACTAATATTCTTGTGTAAAATGGGTAAAATTTCATACAGCACTA encodes:
- the truA gene encoding tRNA pseudouridine(38-40) synthase TruA; amino-acid sequence: MRNIKLTIEYDGTNYHGWQIQPNAITIQAAIQDTLAKITKTQTQIIGAGRTDTGVHAAGQVANFHTHSQMPLLSFQKALNATLPRDIVIIDVEEVPPDFHARFSAVSRTYRYTILNRAYPSVLLRNNAYFFPDPIDAQDADIACQSLVGVRDFSSFQRSGSERINPICEIYECRCWQEEDLVYFQIEADSFLRGMVRAIVGTVLKLRNREDGVNQLYQILNARDRSEAGASAPPHGLSLLSIKY
- a CDS encoding phytanoyl-CoA dioxygenase family protein; the encoded protein is MRISEAQKEQFEEKGFFVLEDIFSEAEIDNLTDEIERYVDEANQQLKADGGKGISRPDEIVFTSFIAEKNEKILSFVKQDKFVQLTTDLIGPNVRLYWNQAVFKYPETPQEFPWHQDNGYTPVDPEQYYTCWLALSDSTLENGCIWVLPETHKFGTQPHNRTVLGQVGYSGDNPGVAVPLKKGSMAVFSSLLFHRSGPNLTEGVRKAYIIQYIPAHTRNARNNEPFTDRLWIAKDGKRYDEEPSDG